In Nitrospira sp., one genomic interval encodes:
- the cysK gene encoding cysteine synthase A: MTLTAHPDITQLIGRTPLVRLNRLTKPGSATIYAKVESFNPGGSVKDRICLNMIDEAERQGKLKPGGTIVEPTSGNTGIGLALVAAVRGYKLILVMPESMSMERASLLSSYGAQLVLTAAWEGMKGSIKEAESIVAQNPSYYMPDQFSNPANPAMHRKTTGPEILEALDGRVDAFVAAVGTGGTITGCGGAIRERNPTAKIIAVEPAGSPVLSGGDPGPHKIQGIGAGFVPKVLDRTLLDRVVTVTDDEAYQTAKLLAKKEGLLVGISAGANVFAAQKIAEELGPGKNVVTILCDTGERYISIEKYFNI, from the coding sequence GTGACCCTCACGGCCCATCCCGACATCACGCAATTGATCGGCCGCACGCCGTTGGTCCGTCTCAATCGCCTGACCAAACCCGGCTCCGCAACCATTTACGCCAAGGTGGAGTCCTTCAATCCCGGCGGAAGCGTCAAGGATCGGATCTGCCTGAACATGATCGACGAGGCCGAGCGGCAGGGCAAGCTCAAGCCGGGCGGCACGATCGTGGAGCCCACCAGCGGCAACACCGGCATCGGGCTCGCGTTGGTCGCAGCCGTCCGGGGATACAAGTTGATCCTGGTCATGCCGGAAAGCATGAGCATGGAGCGGGCCAGTCTCCTGTCGTCCTACGGCGCGCAGCTGGTGCTGACCGCGGCCTGGGAGGGCATGAAAGGCTCGATCAAGGAGGCGGAGAGCATCGTCGCGCAGAATCCGTCGTATTACATGCCCGACCAATTCTCCAATCCGGCGAATCCGGCCATGCACCGCAAGACCACGGGGCCGGAAATTCTGGAAGCCCTGGACGGGAGGGTCGATGCGTTCGTGGCGGCCGTCGGCACCGGCGGCACCATTACCGGATGCGGCGGAGCCATCCGGGAACGGAATCCGACAGCCAAGATCATTGCCGTCGAGCCGGCCGGTTCACCGGTCCTGTCCGGCGGCGACCCCGGGCCGCACAAGATTCAAGGCATTGGCGCCGGGTTCGTGCCCAAAGTATTGGATCGCACCTTGCTCGATCGGGTAGTGACCGTGACGGACGATGAGGCGTATCAGACCGCGAAATTGCTCGCGAAGAAGGAAGGACTCTTGGTCGGCATTTCGGCCGGCGCCAACGTCTTCGCCGCCCAAAAAATCGCCGAAGAATTGGGGCCGGGCAAAAATGTCGTCACGATCCTCTGCGACACAGGCGAGCGCTATATCAGCATCGAGAAGTACTTCAACATTTGA
- a CDS encoding threonine synthase, giving the protein MAKMKALVCRECGKEYPPKAIHVCEMCFGPLEVKYNYDEIKASISRKKIEEGPHSMWRYIDLLPVESTAIIGPHAGLTPMVRAKNLGAYLGIDELYIKNDTVNHPTLSFKDRVVSVALTRARELGFETVACASTGNLANSVAAHAAAAGMKCYVFIPADLEAAKVLGNLIYKPNVVEVEGNYDDVNRLCSEIAGEHGWAFVNINIRPYYAEGSKTLAFETVEQLGWRTPDQVVIPMASGSLLTKIWKGLNEMHALGLVDSVRTKINGAQAEGCSPITTAYKAGRDFFKPVKPKTIAKSLAIGNPADGYYALKATAESKGAMDAVTDEEVVEGIKLLAQTEGIFAETAGGVTVGVLRKLAKQGIIKKSDVTVAYITGNGLKTQEAVVDAVGRPFRIQPSLVSFQKTFKMGKNGGGDS; this is encoded by the coding sequence ATGGCGAAAATGAAAGCGCTCGTGTGCCGGGAATGTGGGAAAGAGTATCCCCCCAAAGCCATTCACGTCTGTGAAATGTGCTTCGGCCCGCTTGAGGTGAAATACAACTACGACGAGATCAAGGCGTCGATCTCCCGAAAGAAGATCGAAGAGGGCCCGCATAGCATGTGGCGCTACATCGATTTACTGCCGGTCGAGAGCACCGCCATCATCGGGCCGCACGCCGGATTGACGCCCATGGTCCGGGCCAAAAACTTGGGCGCCTATCTCGGGATCGACGAGCTGTACATCAAGAACGATACCGTCAACCATCCGACTCTCTCGTTCAAGGACCGCGTCGTGTCGGTCGCATTAACCCGTGCGCGGGAACTGGGTTTCGAGACGGTGGCCTGCGCCTCGACCGGCAACCTGGCCAATTCCGTTGCGGCGCATGCCGCGGCGGCCGGCATGAAGTGTTATGTATTCATTCCGGCGGATCTGGAAGCGGCGAAGGTGCTCGGCAACCTGATCTATAAACCGAACGTCGTCGAGGTTGAGGGCAATTACGATGACGTGAACCGGCTCTGCAGCGAAATCGCGGGCGAGCATGGCTGGGCCTTCGTCAACATCAATATTCGCCCCTACTACGCCGAAGGCTCGAAGACGCTGGCGTTCGAAACAGTCGAGCAACTCGGCTGGCGTACGCCGGATCAGGTGGTCATCCCCATGGCTTCCGGCTCCCTGCTGACCAAGATCTGGAAGGGGTTGAACGAAATGCATGCCCTGGGGCTGGTCGATTCCGTTCGCACCAAAATCAACGGCGCCCAAGCCGAAGGCTGCTCCCCTATCACCACCGCTTACAAGGCCGGCCGGGACTTCTTCAAACCGGTGAAGCCGAAGACCATCGCCAAGTCGTTGGCCATCGGCAACCCCGCCGACGGCTACTACGCCCTGAAGGCCACGGCGGAGTCCAAGGGTGCCATGGACGCGGTGACCGACGAGGAAGTGGTGGAGGGCATCAAGCTCCTGGCCCAAACCGAAGGCATCTTCGCAGAAACGGCCGGCGGGGTGACCGTCGGCGTCCTGCGCAAGCTGGCCAAGCAGGGCATCATCAAGAAGAGCGACGTCACGGTCGCCTACATCACGGGCAATGGGCTCAAGACACAGGAAGCGGTGGTCGATGCCGTCGGACGCCCATTCCGTATCCAGCCCAGCCTGGTGAGTTTCCAAAAAACCTTCAAAATGGGAAAGAACGGTGGTGGTGATTCATGA
- a CDS encoding FeS-binding protein: MTSLRFHIRFPETKIKEPIIYQIGHEFNVVTNVRRADVRETTGWMDLELTGETEEIERAIEGFRNKGCVVDPIELNVVE, translated from the coding sequence ATGACCAGCTTGCGTTTTCACATCCGGTTCCCGGAAACCAAAATCAAGGAGCCGATCATTTATCAGATCGGCCATGAATTCAACGTCGTCACCAACGTACGCCGCGCCGACGTGCGCGAAACGACCGGCTGGATGGATCTTGAGTTGACGGGTGAGACCGAGGAGATCGAACGCGCCATCGAAGGGTTCCGCAACAAAGGCTGCGTCGTCGACCCTATCGAGTTGAACGTGGTGGAGTAA
- a CDS encoding nucleotidyltransferase domain-containing protein, with the protein MTQPTAFDIPSEVQELLQRYVKETTALFGQQLEGIILYGSAVRGEFLPGRSNVNLLLLVNGYEREGLKRYAKAQRRWSREQFAVPLLLTEADLTKPGTVFPLEYLEIQEQHRVLWGRDPFIGLHIDRTHLGYQVRQGLEGNLLRLRQRFIEGGGTEEAITMLLPLSLTALLPCLRGLQRLAGEPPLFHSEPLLANVQAMTGLDLTGFMDVLHLKRGIISPGPVEVPRLYDRYVENLQRLISQVQPDGTLKTP; encoded by the coding sequence GTGACCCAACCCACCGCATTCGATATTCCATCCGAAGTCCAGGAATTGCTGCAGCGTTATGTGAAGGAGACCACGGCCCTCTTCGGCCAGCAGCTGGAGGGCATCATCCTGTACGGCAGCGCCGTGCGCGGCGAATTTCTGCCGGGCCGGTCCAATGTGAATCTCCTGTTGCTCGTCAACGGGTATGAGCGTGAGGGTTTGAAACGGTACGCCAAGGCGCAGCGCCGCTGGAGCCGGGAGCAGTTCGCGGTGCCGCTTCTCCTGACTGAGGCCGACCTGACGAAACCGGGGACGGTGTTCCCGCTCGAGTACTTGGAAATCCAGGAGCAGCATCGAGTGCTGTGGGGGCGCGATCCCTTCATCGGTCTCCACATCGACCGAACACACCTGGGCTATCAGGTTCGACAGGGCCTGGAAGGCAACCTGCTCCGGCTGCGCCAACGCTTCATCGAAGGGGGAGGGACGGAGGAGGCGATCACGATGTTGCTGCCCCTTTCGTTGACGGCGTTGTTGCCCTGCCTTCGCGGCCTGCAGCGCCTCGCAGGAGAGCCGCCGTTATTCCACTCGGAGCCGCTGTTGGCGAACGTGCAGGCCATGACGGGCCTGGACCTGACGGGATTCATGGACGTGCTCCATCTCAAGCGGGGCATCATCTCGCCCGGTCCGGTGGAGGTGCCGCGGCTCTATGACCGCTATGTCGAAAATCTGCAGCGGTTGATCAGCCAAGTCCAACCGGATGGGACGTTGAAAACGCCATGA
- a CDS encoding ABC transporter ATP-binding protein yields the protein MLAVVTFVCAGLATALELVPPYLVKVVIDDVIQAKQPDLLPWVLTALLGAYVLRNLASSMRVRFNNNLEQKAVHALRMQVFGALQRLSLSYFENRSTGEIMTRVTSDTEHVERIFVDGLEGLLTASLTLIGITIMLFTLNWKLALLSLLPIPILAACAVWFTRRVHAYYHQIRKSVADLNAYLQDALSGIKETIGFNQHAYERQRFETLSQAYSQNSLKAMYLWSWYWPGMVFAGSTGTVLILWYGAGEVLTGQLTVGQLVMFLSYLTLFYTPINEIHSLNHMLQHALAASDRVFEIIDTKPDVEERPGAVRPVERLRGVVEYRHVTFGYRPDALVLNEVNLSVQPGERIALVGPSGAGKTSMLKLLMRFYDVRSGALLVDGQDVRDLPLAFLRNQIGLVQQEPFLFNGTVRQNILYSDLSAGHERVEAAARAARAHEFISRLPDGYDTWIGERGVKLSVGQKQRVSIARVLLRDPPIVIFDEATSNIDTETEVKIREALNDLTKGRTTFIIAHRLATLHDVDRIVVVEHGTIVEEGVHDALMRRGGVYAGLYEAQFKI from the coding sequence CTGCTGGCGGTGGTGACGTTCGTCTGCGCCGGGCTTGCCACGGCGCTGGAATTGGTGCCGCCCTACCTCGTGAAGGTCGTCATCGACGATGTCATTCAGGCCAAACAGCCGGACCTGCTGCCTTGGGTCTTGACGGCTCTGCTCGGGGCGTATGTCCTGCGCAATCTCGCCAGTTCCATGCGGGTGCGGTTCAACAACAATCTGGAACAAAAGGCGGTCCACGCCCTCCGCATGCAGGTGTTCGGGGCGCTCCAACGCCTCTCGTTGAGTTACTTCGAAAATCGCTCCACCGGCGAGATCATGACGCGCGTCACCAGCGATACGGAGCATGTCGAACGGATCTTCGTGGATGGGCTGGAGGGGTTGCTTACCGCTTCCTTGACCCTGATCGGCATTACGATCATGCTGTTTACGCTGAACTGGAAGTTGGCGCTGCTCTCCCTCTTGCCGATCCCGATTTTGGCGGCCTGTGCTGTCTGGTTTACCAGACGCGTCCATGCGTACTACCATCAAATCCGCAAGAGTGTGGCCGACCTGAACGCCTATCTGCAGGATGCGCTGTCCGGCATCAAGGAAACCATCGGATTCAATCAACATGCCTATGAGCGGCAGCGGTTCGAGACCCTCAGCCAGGCCTACAGCCAGAACAGTCTGAAGGCCATGTATCTCTGGTCCTGGTACTGGCCAGGGATGGTGTTCGCGGGGAGCACTGGGACGGTGCTCATCCTCTGGTACGGAGCCGGCGAAGTGCTGACCGGTCAGCTGACCGTCGGGCAACTCGTGATGTTTCTCTCCTACCTCACGCTGTTTTACACGCCGATCAATGAGATCCATTCCTTGAACCACATGTTGCAGCACGCCCTGGCGGCGAGCGACCGGGTTTTTGAAATTATCGATACGAAACCTGACGTCGAGGAGCGACCCGGTGCGGTCCGTCCGGTCGAGCGGCTACGGGGAGTGGTGGAATATCGCCATGTGACGTTCGGCTATCGGCCCGACGCCCTCGTGTTGAACGAGGTGAATCTCTCCGTTCAGCCGGGCGAACGGATCGCTTTGGTCGGCCCGAGCGGCGCCGGCAAGACGTCGATGCTGAAGTTGCTGATGCGTTTCTACGATGTGCGAAGCGGGGCCCTGTTGGTGGACGGGCAGGATGTGCGTGACCTGCCGCTGGCCTTTCTTCGGAATCAGATCGGTCTGGTGCAGCAGGAACCCTTTCTCTTCAACGGCACGGTGCGGCAAAATATCCTGTACAGCGACCTGTCGGCGGGGCACGAGCGGGTCGAAGCGGCGGCTCGAGCCGCGCGCGCACACGAGTTCATTTCGCGTCTTCCCGATGGGTACGACACCTGGATCGGCGAACGCGGAGTCAAATTGTCGGTCGGTCAGAAACAGCGGGTGTCGATCGCGCGTGTGCTCTTGCGGGACCCTCCCATCGTGATCTTCGACGAGGCCACCTCCAACATCGATACGGAAACGGAGGTGAAGATCCGCGAGGCGCTGAATGATCTGACCAAGGGGCGCACCACGTTCATCATCGCACATCGTTTAGCGACGTTACACGACGTGGACCGCATCGTCGTGGTGGAGCATGGAACCATCGTCGAAGAGGGTGTGCATGATGCCCTCATGCGCCGGGGCGGGGTCTATGCGGGGCTTTATGAGGCGCAGTTCAAGATATAA
- a CDS encoding MoaD/ThiS family protein, whose product MIKVRIPTPLRTLTKGLGEVESSAANITDMIGSLDAAYPGLKNRLCDEKGDLRRFVNIYVNEEDIRFLNGKETSLKDGDEVSIVPAIAGG is encoded by the coding sequence ATGATTAAAGTGCGTATTCCGACTCCCCTGCGGACGCTGACGAAAGGACTGGGGGAGGTTGAGTCCTCGGCAGCCAACATTACCGATATGATCGGGTCCCTTGACGCCGCCTATCCAGGATTGAAGAACCGGCTCTGCGATGAAAAGGGCGACTTGAGGCGTTTCGTCAACATCTACGTCAACGAGGAAGATATCCGGTTCCTGAACGGCAAGGAAACCTCCTTGAAGGACGGCGATGAAGTGTCGATCGTACCCGCGATCGCGGGAGGGTAA
- a CDS encoding FAD-dependent monooxygenase, with protein sequence MIETDVAIVGAGGGGAVLALMLAQRGVRPLVLERAPGPPQGLRGEILQPNGQQVLDRLGLLDKLPAHAVCPVRRFNFCRAGGERLCTVDYGDLPAPYNRALVTLPNVAHHAILDALERQNPGGLWYGATLTGLRFDGSRVVGLRAERQGEPVEVAARLVVGADGAFSKVRESLGITTDLHRYSEGYLIAILDVPEELEEARYLVGKHQILGLFPAAGRKVYVFYMIKAGSYDAVKARGLQALRETWVRIDPGMEGIVKGLVDWNQTGYMPTGRVRTDRWVADGAVLIGDAAHAMNPHASQGRMQAMVDAVVVADLVPGWLKHSDLSAATLRAFEVARRPQVTMLQRLADEQVTYWNTGNPVVAFLRDRVFRTLDRNARLRYRVLSTTAGLRTTPPFSLVDRVMAAGLLPDPRANQVGC encoded by the coding sequence GTGATCGAAACCGATGTCGCGATCGTCGGCGCGGGTGGCGGCGGAGCCGTGTTGGCGCTGATGCTCGCGCAACGCGGCGTGCGACCGCTGGTGCTGGAGCGTGCGCCGGGCCCCCCACAGGGATTGCGTGGAGAAATTCTGCAGCCGAACGGCCAGCAGGTGTTGGACCGGCTGGGCCTGCTGGACAAATTGCCCGCCCATGCGGTGTGCCCTGTCAGGCGATTCAATTTCTGCCGCGCCGGCGGCGAGCGACTCTGTACGGTCGACTACGGCGACCTGCCCGCGCCCTATAACCGCGCCTTGGTGACGTTGCCGAATGTGGCCCACCACGCCATTCTCGACGCGTTGGAACGGCAGAACCCCGGCGGACTCTGGTACGGCGCAACCTTGACCGGCTTGCGGTTCGATGGGAGTCGCGTCGTCGGGCTGCGGGCTGAGCGGCAGGGGGAGCCGGTCGAGGTTGCCGCGCGGTTGGTGGTCGGAGCCGACGGCGCTTTCTCGAAGGTGCGGGAGAGCTTGGGTATTACAACCGACCTGCATCGGTACTCGGAAGGGTATCTGATTGCGATTCTCGACGTGCCGGAAGAATTGGAGGAGGCGCGGTACCTGGTCGGCAAGCACCAGATCCTTGGGTTGTTTCCTGCGGCAGGGCGAAAGGTGTACGTGTTCTATATGATCAAGGCTGGATCGTACGATGCGGTGAAGGCGAGGGGACTCCAGGCCTTGCGCGAGACCTGGGTCCGTATCGATCCCGGCATGGAAGGTATCGTCAAGGGCCTGGTCGACTGGAACCAAACCGGCTACATGCCGACGGGGCGGGTTCGCACGGACCGTTGGGTGGCGGATGGGGCCGTCCTGATCGGCGATGCGGCCCATGCCATGAATCCTCACGCATCGCAAGGACGTATGCAGGCCATGGTCGATGCGGTCGTCGTGGCCGACCTGGTGCCTGGCTGGTTGAAACACAGCGACCTGTCCGCCGCGACCCTACGGGCGTTCGAAGTGGCCCGCCGACCGCAGGTCACCATGCTGCAGCGGTTGGCCGACGAGCAAGTGACCTATTGGAACACGGGCAATCCGGTGGTGGCGTTCCTCCGAGATCGAGTCTTTCGTACGTTGGACCGCAACGCCCGATTGCGTTATCGCGTCCTCTCGACCACCGCCGGTCTCCGGACCACGCCGCCTTTTTCTCTCGTGGATCGTGTCATGGCTGCCGGGCTTTTGCCCGATCCCCGCGCAAACCAGGTTGGGTGCTGA
- a CDS encoding M67 family metallopeptidase, producing the protein MPDLSIPRHILDEIVAHARELAPFECCGLLAGTDKTVTRLYRIKNIVAMEGAEKLSTFDDNKIAHLERLSPEERAEIAFVMDMEDFSAAKKDIRKNGLDLQVVYHSHPKDPARPSHTDIKIATDYEEVWSRINLPVPAYLLVSLMHSPAADIRTYWITGGQVRPADVRII; encoded by the coding sequence ATGCCTGACCTCTCGATTCCCCGACACATCCTGGATGAGATCGTGGCCCACGCGCGCGAATTGGCGCCGTTCGAATGTTGCGGGCTGCTGGCCGGCACCGACAAGACGGTCACCCGCCTCTACCGCATCAAGAACATCGTCGCCATGGAGGGCGCCGAAAAGCTCTCCACCTTCGATGACAACAAGATCGCGCACCTCGAACGGCTGTCGCCGGAAGAGCGGGCGGAGATCGCGTTCGTCATGGACATGGAGGATTTTTCCGCCGCCAAAAAAGACATTCGCAAGAACGGACTGGATCTCCAGGTCGTCTACCACTCTCACCCCAAGGACCCGGCCAGGCCGTCACACACCGACATCAAAATCGCCACGGACTACGAAGAGGTCTGGAGTCGGATCAATCTCCCGGTGCCCGCCTACCTGCTCGTGTCGCTCATGCACAGCCCCGCCGCAGACATTCGCACCTATTGGATCACCGGCGGCCAGGTTCGACCGGCCGATGTGCGCATCATCTAG
- a CDS encoding universal stress protein: MTLTKQDHPLSESRRSPASRTAPKHLLIVVDDSEASIHAVHYVGTLLRETREVSVTLFHVLNPMPRELMEHGGSEDPEIEDHLGEQLRKEQEAWLRTEGAIEYPILVKALEHLGQTGFPIDHVTLKFGYERDIADTILDEARAGEYGTIVVPRGGPSGAKRLFGGSVTDRLMRELPGVALWVLE; the protein is encoded by the coding sequence ATGACCTTGACCAAGCAAGACCACCCCCTATCCGAGTCGAGACGGTCCCCTGCAAGCCGCACCGCTCCCAAACATCTGTTGATCGTCGTCGACGACTCAGAGGCATCCATCCACGCCGTACACTATGTCGGAACCCTTCTCCGGGAAACCCGAGAGGTGAGCGTCACGTTGTTCCATGTGCTGAACCCCATGCCTCGTGAGTTGATGGAGCACGGCGGTTCCGAAGACCCTGAGATCGAAGACCACCTCGGCGAGCAACTTCGCAAAGAACAGGAAGCCTGGCTGCGGACGGAAGGCGCCATCGAATATCCCATCCTGGTCAAGGCACTGGAGCACTTGGGACAGACCGGCTTCCCCATCGATCATGTCACGCTCAAGTTCGGATATGAGCGCGATATCGCGGATACCATCCTGGACGAAGCCAGGGCCGGCGAATACGGCACCATCGTGGTGCCTCGTGGCGGACCATCGGGCGCGAAGCGACTCTTCGGCGGCAGCGTGACCGATCGCCTGATGCGGGAATTGCCCGGCGTTGCGCTGTGGGTGCTGGAGTAA
- the thiS gene encoding sulfur carrier protein ThiS — protein sequence MQVTINGKSEEIAGGTVLDLLKAKSIEPQMVAVEVNDTMLERTHLETTQLKDGDHVEFLFYMGGGR from the coding sequence ATGCAGGTCACGATCAATGGCAAGTCCGAAGAGATTGCCGGGGGCACGGTGCTGGATCTGTTGAAAGCTAAAAGCATCGAACCGCAAATGGTGGCGGTCGAGGTCAATGACACCATGCTGGAGCGGACGCACCTGGAGACGACGCAGTTGAAAGACGGCGATCATGTCGAATTTCTCTTCTACATGGGCGGTGGCCGGTGA
- a CDS encoding TPM domain-containing protein, with product MRISLLLRRWPFVLIAVVLLWTWPSQAREVAPVYDPLGYVSDHAGVIETDWRARIRSVCQDLERKTGVEMVVVTVPSLKPYGSANDYATALYSKWGIGSAQDEHGVLVLLSVQERQAAVTMGRRMIPVMGGEVVGKVGREYLDPAIKNGHFGEGLYRTVVALASTSQEIRVGSLQKAHFRGLGFWITISTASGALWFLWWLSRPDLRHPYARLRRGEYWGSGQGGFGGNFGGMGGGMSGEGWK from the coding sequence ATGAGGATCAGCCTGTTGCTGCGGCGTTGGCCGTTTGTGCTGATTGCGGTCGTCTTGCTGTGGACGTGGCCGTCGCAGGCGCGCGAAGTCGCCCCAGTCTATGATCCGCTCGGTTACGTGAGCGACCACGCAGGGGTGATCGAGACCGATTGGCGCGCGCGCATCCGGTCTGTCTGCCAGGATCTTGAACGGAAGACCGGCGTGGAAATGGTGGTGGTGACCGTGCCCTCTCTGAAACCCTACGGATCGGCGAACGACTACGCCACCGCCCTCTACTCAAAGTGGGGGATCGGGTCCGCGCAGGACGAACATGGCGTGTTGGTGTTGTTGTCGGTGCAGGAGCGACAGGCGGCCGTGACCATGGGCCGACGCATGATCCCTGTGATGGGCGGCGAAGTGGTGGGCAAGGTCGGTCGTGAATATTTGGATCCCGCCATTAAGAATGGGCATTTCGGCGAGGGCCTCTACCGCACGGTCGTCGCCTTGGCCTCCACGTCACAAGAGATTCGAGTCGGGTCGCTGCAAAAAGCCCATTTCCGCGGGTTGGGGTTTTGGATCACGATCTCCACCGCCAGCGGCGCCCTCTGGTTTCTCTGGTGGCTCAGCCGCCCGGACTTGCGTCATCCCTACGCCAGGCTGCGCCGTGGTGAGTATTGGGGGAGCGGCCAAGGGGGATTCGGCGGCAATTTCGGCGGCATGGGTGGCGGGATGAGCGGGGAGGGGTGGAAGTGA
- the moeB gene encoding molybdopterin-synthase adenylyltransferase MoeB, which translates to MEFTETQINRYSRHILLPEVGGKGQKKIAKSKILLVGAGGLGSPAALYLAAAGVGTIGLIDSDVVDLSNLQRQVIHQTPDVGRPKVLSGKEKIQALNPDVNVVMYEERLSASNALKMFADFDVVIDGVDNFPTKFLINDACFFADKPLVHGGILRFDGRVTTIIPKKSACYRCVFKKPPPEGLVASCQEAGVIGVLAGIIGTIQATEALKLILGIGRPLTDRLLDFDARRTQFREIRVKRNPDCPLCGERPTITELIEDGNVGPTCELPGQRNL; encoded by the coding sequence ATGGAATTTACCGAAACACAAATCAACCGCTACAGCCGCCACATTCTCTTGCCCGAGGTCGGAGGCAAGGGCCAGAAGAAGATCGCCAAATCGAAGATCCTCCTGGTCGGTGCCGGTGGGCTGGGCTCACCTGCCGCGCTCTATTTGGCCGCGGCCGGCGTGGGGACCATCGGCCTGATCGACAGCGACGTCGTCGACCTCAGCAACCTCCAGCGTCAGGTCATTCACCAGACGCCCGACGTGGGTCGTCCCAAGGTCCTCTCCGGCAAAGAAAAGATCCAGGCGTTGAATCCCGACGTCAACGTGGTGATGTACGAAGAACGACTCAGCGCGAGCAACGCGCTGAAGATGTTCGCCGACTTCGATGTCGTCATCGACGGCGTCGATAACTTTCCGACGAAGTTTTTGATCAACGACGCCTGTTTCTTCGCCGACAAACCGTTGGTGCACGGCGGCATCCTGCGGTTCGACGGGCGCGTCACGACCATCATTCCGAAAAAGTCCGCCTGTTACCGTTGCGTCTTCAAGAAGCCGCCTCCTGAAGGGTTGGTGGCCTCTTGCCAGGAGGCGGGTGTCATCGGCGTGTTGGCCGGCATCATCGGCACGATCCAGGCCACCGAGGCCCTGAAGTTGATCCTGGGCATCGGCCGTCCCTTGACCGACCGTCTGTTGGACTTTGATGCGCGGCGTACCCAGTTCCGAGAAATCCGCGTGAAGCGGAATCCCGATTGTCCGCTCTGCGGCGAACGGCCCACGATCACAGAGTTGATCGAAGACGGCAATGTCGGGCCGACATGTGAGCTTCCGGGTCAACGTAACTTGTAG
- the moeB gene encoding molybdopterin-synthase adenylyltransferase MoeB, translating to MEFTDQQIQRYSRHIILNEVGGKGQVKLSKAKVLLIGAGGLGSPAALYLAAAGIGTLGLVDGDVVDLSNLQRQILHTTATVGVPKVESGRQMLSAINPDITIKTYQMNVDTENILGLIADYDIVLDGSDNFTTRFLVNDACFFAKKTLISASMFRFEGQLTTIKPHAGHPCYRCLYPEPPPAGLVPNCQEAGVLGVLAGTMGILQASEAIKEILGIGESLADKLVIYDALEMKFRKVSRPKDPRCPLCSATPTIKDLGSDYSVTCTI from the coding sequence ATGGAATTTACCGATCAACAGATTCAACGATACAGCCGCCATATCATCTTGAACGAAGTCGGCGGCAAGGGGCAGGTAAAGCTGTCGAAGGCTAAGGTCCTCCTGATCGGCGCCGGCGGCCTCGGTTCCCCTGCCGCCCTCTATCTCGCCGCAGCCGGCATCGGCACCCTCGGCTTGGTGGATGGCGACGTGGTCGACCTCTCGAACCTGCAGAGGCAAATCCTCCACACGACGGCCACCGTCGGCGTGCCCAAGGTCGAATCGGGCCGGCAGATGCTCTCGGCCATCAATCCCGACATCACGATCAAGACATACCAGATGAACGTCGACACGGAGAACATTCTCGGTCTGATCGCCGACTATGACATCGTATTGGATGGCTCCGACAACTTCACGACCCGATTCCTGGTCAACGATGCCTGTTTCTTCGCCAAGAAGACGCTGATCTCGGCCAGCATGTTCCGCTTCGAGGGACAACTCACGACCATCAAACCCCATGCCGGACATCCCTGCTACCGCTGCCTCTATCCTGAGCCCCCGCCGGCCGGGTTGGTGCCGAATTGTCAGGAAGCCGGCGTGTTGGGAGTCCTGGCCGGCACCATGGGCATCTTACAAGCCTCGGAAGCGATCAAAGAAATCCTCGGGATCGGCGAATCCCTGGCCGACAAGCTCGTGATTTACGATGCGCTGGAGATGAAATTCCGGAAAGTGTCGCGCCCGAAGGACCCGCGCTGCCCGCTCTGTAGCGCCACCCCCACGATCAAGGACCTAGGCAGCGACTACAGCGTGACCTGCACCATCTGA